A portion of the Cryptomeria japonica chromosome 5, Sugi_1.0, whole genome shotgun sequence genome contains these proteins:
- the LOC131073307 gene encoding putative pentatricopeptide repeat-containing protein At1g56570 codes for MNWNLKQRNSMQFWYTRILRHQLSLSSFIKTPTNCQTVAHFCKTSTTSHVEVKPGVLMVNSQYMLEDLYSSLLLDCTRMKALEDGLKVHAHMLKSGFNHNTSVNNKLLNMYVKCGSMIDAHKVFDEMPRRDIVAWNSAIAGYVHHGKAYEALNLFTQMQRLSIKPDEFTFGSVLKACSFLMDLEFGEFVYAYIIKSGFESEEFVSCGLVCMYSKCAEMENARKVFDKMPHKDLVVFNAMIAGYGHNGYDVEALQLCFELQQTGLEPDPFSLSCILSVCANLGAIEEGKSVHAHIIKTEAVLDTTVVNALITMYAKSGSLDDALKVFDKIPKRNAISWNAIIAGCAYNENNEETRKLFSQMQNIGMKPNQFTFAGILRSSTSVFSLEQGKQVHVSVVKRGLESDVIVSSALLDMYAKCAKLEDARLLFETMLKRNTVSWSTMISTYAQKGQSEQAVKLFTQMQLSGMEPNQFTFASLLMACASLASFKGGTQIHAYTLKGSYRSDVSVGNSLVDMYAKCGSIVESRKVFDRMPYQDVVSWTAMVVGYSQHGQGREAVQLFEKMQWMGMKPDQITFVGVISACSHAGLVYEGIHYFISMSEDYGIAPREEHYNCVVDLLSRAGLLEHATAFLYKMPFKPAALVWGSLLAACRIHGNMVLAKHAAEHLIELEPHRSGSYVQLSNIYAAAGRWEDKAKVIKLMKEKGVKKETGKSWIDIMNKVHTFSTGDRTHPQAEQIYAKLAELTEQMKQAGYVPNTNFEAADDTICESSAG; via the coding sequence ATGAATTGGAATCTAAAACAGCGAAATTCAATGCAATTCTGGTACACAAGGATATTAAGACACCAACTGAGTTTAAGCTCGTTTATAAAAACACCTACAAATTGCCAAACAGTagcacatttttgtaaaacttccACCACTTCTCATGTAGAAGTAAAACCTGGGGTTCTAATGGTGAACAGCCAGTACATGTTGGAAGATCTATATTCTTCTCTTTTACTAGACTGTACCAGAATGAAAGCATTGGAAGATGGCCTAAAGGTCCATGCCCACATGCTGAAATCAGGATTCAATCATAATACATCGGTAAACAATAAACTTCTGAATATGTATGTGAAGTGTGGGAGTATGATAGACGCACACAAAGTGTTCGACGAAATGCCTCGAAGAGATATTGTCGCATGGAACAGTGCTATTGCAGGATACGTGCATCATGGGAAAGCTTACGAAGCTCTGAATCTTTTTACACAAATGCAGAGGCTGAGCATAAAACCAGACGAGTTCACGTTTGGTAGTGTGCTCAAGGCCTGTTCGTTCTTAATGGATTTGGAATTCGGTGAGTTTGTGTATGCATACATTATCAAATCAGGATTTGAGAGTGAAGAATTTGTGAGCTGTGGCCTTGTGTGTATGTATTCTAAATGTGCTGAAATGGAGAACGCACggaaagtgtttgacaaaatgcctcataaAGATCTGGTAGTGTTTAATGCTATGATTGCAGGGTACGGGCATAATGGTTACGATGTCGAAGCTTTGCAATTATGTTTTGAACTTCAGCAGACAGGTTTAGAGCCAGACCCGTTTTCGTTGTCATGTATTCTTAGTGTGTGTGCAAATTTAGGAGCCATTGAAGAGGGCAAGTCAGTGCATGCACATATAATTAAAACTGAGGCTGTATTAGATACTACTGTGGTGAATGCTCTCATTACTATGTATGCTAAAAGTGGAAGTTTGGATGACGCTTTAAAGGTTTTTGACAAAATACCCAAAAGGAATGCTATCTCATGGAATGCAATCATAGCTGGGTGTGCTTATAACGAGAACAATGAAGAGACACGAAAACTCTTTAGTCAAATGCAAAACATAGGTATGAAACCCAACCAGTTTACTTTTGCAGGAATTTTGAGGTCGTCCACGAGTGTCTTTTCACTAGAACAAGGTAAGCAGGTCCATGTATCTGTAGTCAAAAGAGGACTGGAATCAGACGTGATTGTTAGCAGTGCTCTgcttgacatgtatgcaaaatgcgcGAAGTTAGAGGATGCACGTCTtctatttgaaacaatgctcaagCGCAATACTGTCTCGTGGTCTACAATGATTTCAACATATGCTCAAAAAGGGCAAAGCGAGCAAGCTGTGAAACTCTTTACTCAGATGCAATTGTCAGGCATGGAGCCAAACCAATTCACATTTGCAAGTCTTCTTATGGCATGTGCCAGCCTTGCTTCATTCAAAGGTGGAACACAGATTCATGCGTACACATTAAAAGGATCATACAGATCTGATGTTTCTGTTGGCAATTCTCTTGTGGACATGTATGCCAAATGTGGAAGTATAGTTGAATCACGGAaagtgtttgacagaatgccttatCAAGATGTGGTGTCATGGACTGCAATGGTTGTGGGATACTCCCAGCATGGACAGGGTAGGGAAGCAGTTCAACTCTTTGAAAAAATGCAATGGATGGGAATGAAACCTGATCAGATCACCTTTGTGGGTGTCATATCAGCATGCAGTCATGCAGGCCTGGTATATGAGGGTATTCATTACTTCATATCCATGAGTGAAGATTATGGTATTGCACCAAGAGAAGAACACTACAACTGTGTGGTTGACCTTCTCAGTCGTGCTGGTCTTCTTGAACATGCAACAGCCTTTCTCTATAAAATGCCATTTAAGCCAGCTGCTCTGGTCTGGGGAAGCTTGCTCGCTGCTTGTAGAATTCATGGCAACATGGTATTAGCCAAACATGCAGCAGAGCACCTTATAGAGTTAGAACCACACAGAAGTGGCTCATATGTGCAGTTGTCCAATATTTATGCTGCTGCTGGTAGATGGGAAGACAAAGCAAAGGTCATAAAATTAATGAAAGAAAAAGGGGTGAAAAAGGAGACGGGAAAAAGTTGGATTGACATTATGAACAAAGTTCATACATTCAGCACGGGAGACAGAACACATCCACAGGCTGAACAAATCTATGCAAAGTTGGCCGAACTGACTGAACAGATGAAGCAAGCAGGGTATGTGCCTAACACAAACTTCGAAGCAGCTGATGACACAATCTGCGAGTCAAGCGCTGGCTAG
- the LOC131073308 gene encoding uncharacterized protein LOC131073308 has translation MINHHNIMPWLFLLIRKSEPRSSIMPFSLLTTIPQTLSPLKPFPLCCRTVQLKSPRQLVRSHSHTPLRAIQSWVQGSIPQSLASALVAIIIATNVNSVSSLSEDAFSDIPQTLSGADKGPRIQKPKSRKAESCTIKCVVTCIRGGAGSPGEGPLNVRRPLVVFKDGFRTRQYCLTECSDICNLIEDGEDGP, from the exons atgataaatcatcataatattATGCCATGGCTATTTCTTCTTATCCGTAAGTCAGAGCCCAGAAGCTCCATCATGCCTTTTTCGCTCCTGACCACAATCCCACAGACTCTTTCTCCATTAAAACCATTCCCCCTCTGCTGCCGCACTGTACAGTTAAAATCCCCACGACAACTAGTCCGTTCACATTCACACACACCTCTCAGAGCTATACAAAGCTGGGTCCAAGGTTCGATTCCCCAAAGCCTGGCATCTGCTCTGGTAGCCATTATAATTGCCACCAATGTAAATTCTGTCTCCTCTTTGTCAGAAGATGCATTTTCAGACATCCCACAGACTCTATCAg GTGCAGACAAAGGTCCGAGGATCCAAAAACCCAAATCACGGAAAGCAGAGTCATGTACAATAAAGTGTGTGGTCACTTGTATCAGAGGGGGTGCTGGTTCTCCTGGTGAAGGCCCCCTCAATGTCAGAAG ACCTCTTGTTGTTTTCAAAGATGGTTTCAGGACTCGACAATACTG TCTGACTGAATGTTCAGATATCTGCAACTTGATTGAAGATGGCGAGGATGGTCCATAG